A window of the Streptomyces finlayi genome harbors these coding sequences:
- a CDS encoding Na+/H+ antiporter subunit D, translating to MNALVPLPVLLPLCATGLSLAFGTRLKRFQRFISVTVLSAVLALSVALMIAADRGGPLSVDLGDFAPPLGITLVADRLSGLMLTVSSAVTLCVLVHSLGQGMADRDEETPVAVFHPAYLILVAGVSCTFLAGDLVNLYVGFEIMLLASFVLLTLGGTGPRIRAGSTYVIISLFSSMVFLIAIAATYAAAGTANFAQLAVRLGELPLGVETLIHVTLLVVFCVKAAVFPLAAWLPDSYPTAPAPVTAVFAGLLTKVGVYCMLRTETLLFPGGRLGGVLMTAALASMVIGILGAVAQTDLKRVLSFTLISHIGYMVFGVGLATREALGGAVVYVAHHITVQTTLFLVAGLIERHTGTTELTRIGGLAKAAPVLAVLFFVPAMNLAGIPPLSGFIGKLGLVRAGVADGGAMAWILVAGSVATSLLTLYVMAKVWNLAFWRAAPPGQAADGTVLESDDASDDDADAGPDRMPGTGDEVVRDYHPAGRAVAATLHGHAVTTTTRLPRTMLGATTAAVALGLAFTVFAGPLTSYTDRAAAEMLARTPYVEEVLGR from the coding sequence ATGAACGCACTCGTCCCGCTGCCGGTGCTGCTGCCGCTCTGCGCCACCGGCCTCAGCCTCGCCTTCGGCACCCGTCTGAAACGCTTCCAGCGTTTCATCAGCGTCACCGTGCTCAGCGCGGTGCTCGCCCTCTCCGTCGCCCTGATGATCGCCGCGGACCGCGGCGGCCCGCTCTCCGTCGACCTCGGCGACTTCGCCCCACCGCTCGGCATCACCCTGGTCGCCGACCGGCTGTCCGGACTGATGCTCACCGTCTCCTCGGCCGTCACGCTCTGCGTGCTGGTCCACTCCCTCGGCCAGGGCATGGCCGACCGGGACGAGGAGACCCCGGTCGCCGTCTTCCACCCCGCCTACCTCATTCTCGTCGCAGGGGTCTCCTGCACCTTCCTCGCCGGCGACCTCGTCAACCTCTACGTCGGCTTCGAGATCATGCTCCTGGCCAGCTTCGTCCTGCTCACCCTGGGCGGCACGGGCCCGCGGATCCGCGCGGGATCCACTTACGTGATCATCTCGCTGTTCTCCTCGATGGTGTTCCTGATCGCCATCGCGGCGACGTACGCGGCCGCGGGCACCGCCAACTTCGCCCAGCTCGCCGTACGGCTGGGTGAACTCCCCCTCGGCGTGGAGACCCTGATCCACGTCACGCTGCTCGTCGTCTTCTGCGTCAAGGCCGCGGTGTTCCCCCTCGCGGCCTGGCTGCCCGACTCCTACCCCACCGCACCGGCCCCCGTCACCGCCGTCTTCGCCGGACTCCTCACGAAGGTCGGCGTCTACTGCATGCTGCGGACGGAGACGCTGCTCTTCCCGGGCGGCCGGCTGGGCGGCGTGCTGATGACCGCCGCGCTCGCGTCCATGGTCATCGGCATCCTGGGCGCCGTCGCCCAGACCGACCTGAAGCGAGTGCTCTCCTTCACCCTCATCAGCCACATCGGCTACATGGTCTTCGGTGTCGGTCTCGCCACCCGCGAGGCGCTCGGCGGCGCCGTCGTCTACGTCGCCCACCACATCACCGTGCAGACGACGCTCTTCCTCGTCGCGGGGCTCATCGAGCGGCATACGGGCACCACCGAACTCACCCGGATCGGCGGCCTCGCCAAGGCCGCCCCCGTGCTCGCCGTCCTCTTCTTCGTACCCGCGATGAATCTGGCCGGGATCCCGCCGCTCTCCGGGTTCATCGGAAAACTGGGCCTCGTGCGGGCCGGGGTCGCCGACGGAGGCGCCATGGCCTGGATCCTGGTGGCCGGGTCGGTGGCCACCAGTCTGCTGACGCTGTACGTGATGGCGAAGGTCTGGAACCTGGCGTTCTGGCGGGCCGCCCCGCCGGGGCAGGCCGCGGACGGCACGGTCCTGGAGTCCGACGACGCGTCCGACGACGACGCCGACGCGGGCCCCGACCGGATGCCGGGCACCGGCGACGAAGTGGTGCGCGACTACCACCCGGCCGGCCGCGCGGTGGCGGCCACCCTGCACGGACACGCGGTCACCACCACCACCCGGCTGCCGCGCACGATGCTGGGGGCCACCACGGCGGCGGTGGCCCTCGGGCTGGCGTTCACCGTGTTCGCCGGTCCCCTGACCTCGTACACCGACCGCGCGGCTGCCGAGATGCTCGCCCGGACCCCCTACGTCGAGGAGGTGCTCGGCCGGTGA
- a CDS encoding Na(+)/H(+) antiporter subunit C, whose product MTVSLSLLVPGVVLCAVGGILMLTRPLTRILLGAVIAGNGINLLILAAGGPAGREPLLYGVPLHRVTDPLPQAIALTAIVITLATTAFLLAMAYRSHQLTGTDEVHDDLEDRRIALRIEVMEQRAVLRAEYRSGSEPTSGDRARYRDEHRRLSERLRADRALQARGRDASGDLWHDVLGADPEDYAAEQRGDASEEPDRGAPG is encoded by the coding sequence GTGACGGTCAGCCTCTCGCTCCTCGTCCCGGGCGTGGTGCTCTGCGCGGTCGGCGGCATCCTGATGCTCACCCGGCCCCTCACCCGCATCCTGCTGGGCGCCGTGATCGCCGGCAACGGCATCAATCTGCTCATCCTGGCCGCCGGCGGACCGGCCGGCCGTGAGCCGCTCCTCTACGGCGTCCCCCTGCACCGGGTCACCGACCCGCTGCCGCAGGCGATCGCGCTCACCGCCATCGTCATCACCCTCGCCACGACCGCGTTCCTCCTGGCCATGGCCTACCGCAGCCACCAGCTGACCGGCACCGACGAGGTGCACGACGACCTGGAGGACCGGCGCATCGCCCTGCGCATCGAAGTGATGGAGCAACGGGCCGTACTCCGCGCGGAGTACCGGAGCGGGTCCGAGCCCACCAGCGGCGACCGCGCCCGCTACCGGGACGAACACCGCCGTCTCAGCGAGCGGCTCCGCGCCGACCGTGCCCTCCAGGCCCGCGGCCGCGACGCGTCGGGCGACCTCTGGCACGACGTGCTGGGCGCGGACCCGGAGGACTACGCGGCCGAGCAGCGGGGCGACGCGTCCGAAGAACCCGACCGAGGAGCCCCCGGATGA